Proteins co-encoded in one Quercus robur chromosome 8, dhQueRobu3.1, whole genome shotgun sequence genomic window:
- the LOC126694690 gene encoding uncharacterized protein LOC126694690 isoform X2, with protein sequence MVNIFAVYKPLLRWLMKLVGMRPQTVEIEPGTVMNFWVPNETPNKSKNSNNNKVVVFIHGFAADGIITWQSQVLALARKYKVYVPDLLFFGGSITDRSERSPEFQAECVAKGLKKLGVERCSLVGLSYGGMVGFKMAELYPDLVESMVLTCSAMALTKSISDAALERIGFKSWSDYTLPDSVQGVEILFDIATFKLPWIPNFVYRHYLEIMFDNREQREELLKALVIDDKDFTIPHHPQRVQLLWGENDIIFNMEVVNNLMRQLGDRATLQYIEKAGHLVEAERPCVYNKHLKEILTTLFENGHQKQRNL encoded by the exons atggtgaaCATTTTTGCAGTGTACAAGCCGTTGTTACGTTGGCTAATGAAGCTAGTCGGGATGAGACCCCAAACAGTGGAAATCGAGCCAGGAACTGTTATGAATTTCTGGGTCCCTAATGAAACTCCAAACAAATCCAAAAACagcaataataataaagttgtTGTATTCATTCATGGGTTTGCAGCTGATGGTATTATAACGTGGCAGTCCCAAGTGTTAGCTCTAGCAAGAAAGTACAAAGTTTATGTGCCTGATTTACTCTTCTTTGGCGGTTCAATCACTGACAGATCAGAGCGGTCACCGGAGTTTCAAGCTGAGTGTGTGGCAAAGGGTCTCAAGAAACTAGGTGTGGAGAGGTGCAGCTTGGTGGGGTTGAGCTATGGTGGGATGGTTGGGTTCAAGATGGCTGAGTTGTACCCGGACTTGGTTGAGTCTATGGTGCTCACTTGCTCTGCCATGGCCTTGACCAAGTCCATCAGTGATGCAGCCCTTGAGAGGATTGGGTTCAAGTCCTGGTCAGATTATACGCTTCCAGATTCTGTTCAGGGTGTCGAAATACTTTTTGATATTGCCACCTTCAAGCTGCCTTGGATCCCTAATTTCGTTTACAGACATTATTTGGAg ATAATGTTTGACAACAGAGAGCAAAGAGAAGAATTACTCAAGGCTTTGGTCATTGATGATAAGGACTTTACCATTCCTCATCATCCTCAG AGGGTACAGCTTCTGTGGGGAGAGAACGACATCATTTTCAACATGGAAGTTGTTAACAATTTGATGAG GCAATTGGGAGACAGAGCAACACTGCAATATATAGAGAAAGCAGGTCACCTTGTTGAGGCTGAACGACCATGCGTCTACAACAAGCATCTCAAAGAAATTCTCACCACTTTATTCGAAAATGGGCACCAAAAACAACGAAACTTATAG